From a region of the Hemibagrus wyckioides isolate EC202008001 linkage group LG06, SWU_Hwy_1.0, whole genome shotgun sequence genome:
- the fbxl3a gene encoding F-box/LRR-repeat protein 3, protein MKRRIIRHKEASGSSCEERMEACKKARRPSEDCGDVASSWAWLPQEILLRVFQYLPLLDRAFASQVCRGWNEAFHMPELWRCFEFELNQPASSYLKATHPDLIKQIIKKHSNHLQYVSFKVDSSTESAEAACNILSQLVNCSIKTLGLISTARPSFMELTKSHFISALTVVFVNSKSLSSLKIDDTPVDDPSLKVLVANNSDTLKLLKMSSCPHVSPAGILCVADQCHGLRELALNYHLLSDELLLALSSEKHVHLEHLRIDVVSENPGQQFHTIKKSSWDAMVRHSPKFNLVMYFFLYEDEFEPFFQEEIPVTHLYFGRSVSKEVLGRVGMNCPRLVELVVCANGLRPLDEELIRIAERCTQLSAIGLGECEVSCSAFVEFVRMCGRRLTQLSIMEEVLIPDHKYSLDEIHWEVSRHLGRVWFPDMMPTW, encoded by the exons ATGAAAAGAAGAATAATCCGACACAAAGAGGCCAGTGGCTCGTCCTGTGAGGAGCGGATGGAGGCTTGTAAGAAAGCTAGACGTCCCAGTGAGGACTGTGGAGATGTGGCGTCGTCCTGGGCATGGCTACCACAGGAGATCCTGCTGCGTGTCTTTCAGTACTTGCCCTTGCTGGATCGAGCTTTTGCCTCTCAAGTTTGCCGTGGTTGGAATGAAGCATTTCACATGCCTGAGCTCTGGAGATGTTTCGAGTTTGAGCTCAACCAACCTGCAAGCTCTTACCTTAAGGCCACTCATCCTGATCTCATCAAGCAGATCATCAAGAAGCACTCTAATCATTTACAGTATGTCAGTTTTAAG GTGGACAGCAGTACGGAATCAGCAGAGGCAGCCTGCAACATCCTGTCTCAGCTTGTAAACTGCTCAATAAAGACCCTTGGCCTCATTTCCACAGCACGTCCAAGTTTTATGGAGCTAACAAAG TCCCACTTTATCTCTGCACTGACTGTGGTGTTTGTCAACTCCAAGTCTCTGTCATCACTCAAGATTGATGACACGCCTGTTGATGACCCATCACTCAAGGTCTTGGTGGCCAACAACAGTGACACCCTCAAACTGCTAAAGATGAGCAGCTGCCCCCATGTCTCCCCTGCTG GAATCCTTTGTGTCGCAGATCAGTGCCATGGCTTGAGGGAGCTGGCACTGAATTACCACTTGCTGAGTGACGAGCTCCTCCTTGCGCTCTCCTCGGAGAAGCATGTGCATCTGGAGCACCTACGCATCGATGTTGTGAGTGAGAACCCAGGTCAGCAGTTTCATACCATCAAAAAAAGCAGCTGGGATGCCATGGTGCGCCACTCACCCAAGTTCAACCTGGTCATGTACTTCTTCCTGTATGAAGACGAGTTTGAGCCTTTCTTCCAGGAAGAGATTCCCGTCACACACCTCTACTTCGGCCGTTCGGTCAGTAAGGAAGTTCTCGGACGCGTTGGCATGAACTGCCCTCGGCTCGTGGAGCTGGTGGTGTGTGCTAATGGCTTGCGCCCCCTGGACGAGGAGCTGATTCGCATCGCTGAGCGCTGTACACAGCTGTCGGCCATCGGCTTAGGCGAGTGTGAGGTGTCCTGCAGCGCCTTTGTGGAGTTCGTTAGGATGTGTGGGAGACGCCTCACACAGCTCTCCATCATGGAGGAGGTGCTCATCCCTGACCATAAGTACAGCCTGGATGAGATTCACTGGGAGGTTTCAAGACATCTCGGCCGTGTCTGGTTCCCAGACATGATGCCTACCTGGTAA
- the cln5 gene encoding ceroid-lipofuscinosis neuronal protein 5 — protein MTIRCFYFLTLISFFILIKCKNVSGKRVWPVPYRRFDRRPPTDPYCQALYPFCPTGDPDGRIPSMRDSDVISVFRLQTPVWEFKYGDLLGKFHIMHDAIGFASSETGRNYTMEWYELFQLGNCTFPHEREGVTAPFWCNQGAACFFEGIDDVHWKQNGTLEKVGEISGKQFNELAQWVQQDNETGIYYETWTVRSDPGPNSTTWFDSYDCSQFIHRTYRKLAELGAKLSSKTQTNYTKIYLYSGEPTYLGDDGSIFDQPSMKNLATDIRKFYHSFQPHQSKLQFILSLLEVYEKVVLEKTFYMFYNFEYWHLPMKPPYIQITYEEVPLP, from the exons tgcttttattttctcactCTGATCTCTTTCTTCATTTTGATCAAGTGTAAGAATGTTAGTGGGAAGAGAGTGTGGCCTGTTCCTTACAG GAGATTCGACCGTCGTCCGCCCACTGACCCTTACTGCCAAGCCCTTTACCCCTTTTGCCCAACTGGAGACCCAGATGGTCGCATCCCCTCCATGAGAGACAGTGATGTCATTTCCGTGTTTAGACTACAAACTCCTGTGTGGGAATTCAAATATGGAGATCTTTTAGGGAAATTT CATATAATGCATGATGCCATTGGATTTGCCAGCTCAGAGACAGGAAGAAACTATACCATGGAATGGTACGAGCTTTTCCAGCTTGGAAACTGCACTTTTCCCCACGAAAGAGAGGGTGTAACGGCTCCTTTTTGGTGTAACCAGGGTGCTGCGTGCTTCTTTGAGGGAATAGATGATGTGCACTGGAAACAGAATGGAACTCTGGAGAAAGTGGGAGAGATTTCTG GCAAGCAGTTTAATGAACTGGCACAATGGGTTCAACAGGACAACGAGACGGGTATTTATTATGAGACGTGGACGGTACGGTCAGACCCAGGACCCAACTCAACTACATGGTTCGACTCGTATGACTGTTCACAGTTCATACACCGCACCTACAGGAAATTGGCAGAGCTAGGAGCCAAGCTCTCAAGCAAAACTCAGACAAACTACACTAAAATCTACCTGTACAGTGGTGAGCCTACCTACCTTGGAGATGATGGCAGCATCTTTGATCAACCCTCAATGAAAAATCTGGCCACAGATATCAGAAAGTTTTATCATTCTTTTCAGCCTCACCAGTCAAAGCTTCAGTTTATCCTCAGCCTGTTGGAAGTGTATGAAAAAGTAGTGCTGGAGAAGACATTCTATATGTTCTACAACTTTGAGTATTGGCACTTGCCTATGAAGCCACCCTACATCCAAATTACTTATGAAGAAGTTCCTCTCCCATGA